The following nucleotide sequence is from Amia ocellicauda isolate fAmiCal2 chromosome 14, fAmiCal2.hap1, whole genome shotgun sequence.
ACTGCGCTTTATATTGATACTGCGGTTATTGAGTAACGTGTGTCTCATCTCCTCTGAAGGTGATTAAATGTGTTTCCAGCTGAACAGGGTTAAAAAAGCACAAATAATGAGCATTGTTCATCTCGAGGTGTTTGAGATCCACTCAGACATTAATAAGTGTGTAATATAATCGGACACATTGCGCTGTGTCAATATGAAAACATGTCGATGCATATGGCCGGACAGGAGCGCCTCCTTGGTGCTGCTCCACCGCACGGCCCTGCTGTCCAGCTCTACAGTCCCTCAGCACTGAGACCAAGGGAGGACAGGACAGAAGAGCCGTCTCTCTGAGTCTCTCATTGTGGGGACGTGTAACATTGTGCAGCTGCGGCCACAACTGTGTGTGAACTGACACGGGCAGAGATGCGTCTGTCATTTATTACTGTGTCTGGAACCAGCGGACAAGAGCTCTCAATGTCAAGGACACCAGTCTGGAGTTTGTGTTTCTGCTCTCAGAAATCCTTCAGATCTGAAGCACAGCAGTGGCATCAGAGCCAGAGTGAATATCTGTGGGTTTGACACTGAGAGAAGGGCAGGGATGCCACACTGCAATACACAGTCCCACCACACAGTGGCACTGCAACACAATATAAACCACTCATTTAGGAGGAATAGAAAGATCAGCGACTCCGTGTCATTGTGATTGTCACAGCATTCAGTCACACAGATATTTGTACAGTTAAAAATGGCGACTTCTAAGACACACATTCAATAtgaacctctctctctcagtacagtgtcagaGCCGCTGCCATGAGTGAAGACTTTAAAGTGACAAGTCAGAGAttgaagattttaaatatttatttcaagacTAATTATCAGTGtgatataaacataaaaaacaatatccagccctttaatacagtacagtgggcACTCCTGTATCAGGCACTGTTTAGATCTGTACAGGTCACACTGTGATATAAAGCACATATTTACAGCTCAGTCCATATGATATAAACACAcagaacaacacacagcactttaatatctttacacacagacagtgatgtGAAACCCAGTGATGTCCACATGAGCCCCGCAGTGTGAGCTCAGAGCAGGGTGTCCCGCTCAGGAGCCCCAGTCCCACAGCCCCTTCAGCACAGCTGTCAGTCCCCATGGCTGTACAGAGCACACTGGGGCTCAGGGCTCCTCCAGGGCAGGGTCCTCTGAGccagacactgcagagagagagagagagagagagagagagagagagagagaaagagagagagagagagagagattctcaGGGGTGTagtagagctgtgtgtcagtgtgctgtagtgacacagtcaggggtgtagtggagctgtgtgtcagtgtgctgtagtgacacagtcaggggtgtagtggagctgtgtgtcagtgtgctgtagtgacacagtcaggggtgtagtggagctgtgtgtcagtgtgctgtagtgacacagtcaggggtgtagtggagctgtgtgtcagtgtgctgtagtgacacagtcaggggtgtagtggagctgtgtgtcagtgtgctgtagtgacacagtcaggggtgtagtggagctgtgtgtcagtgtgctgtagtgacacagtaaGTAAGAGgcctcagtgctgtgctgtatttgCTGTTAATCTGACCACACTGACTTACTGTGGGGTGGATTCCAATCTTTACTGTTTCTCCTCCTGACTGGCAGTgtggctccctctctctccatctcctcctcctcttcatccctctgtttctctcctcctctctcctccctcctccctgctGCTCTGGCTCCTCCCACTACAGCTCCTATAGCACTTCCTGCTGCCGCTGCTCCTGGTCCAAACAGGGCTCCTGCTATGGCACCCACTGCGGCCCCTACAGCTGCTCCCAGGGCCACTGCCTCTGCGCTGGCACCCTGCCTCACCGAGTCCAGCCGCCTCTCTGCCTCGTCTCTGGCCTGTCTCTCATAGCGCCGCCTGAGCTCCTCCATCTCCCTGCGGTGTCTCTCCTccacctctctcctctccctttcCCGCTCCTCCCTCAGcgcctccatctctctctccagcttctctctctgctctcgctctctcctcagctcctcctccagcgctctcctcctctcctcattCCTCTCCTCCCTCAGCCTCTCCTCCAGCTCTGCTATCCGCTCCTCCAGCGCTCTGATCTTCTCCTCTTGCTGCTGGAGCTCCCCCTCCATCCTGCGGAGGCAGTTCTGCACTTCCTTCTGCTGCTTCTCCCTCAGCCCTTCCTCTTCCCTctgtttcctctcctctctgtccctcaGGATCTGCTCTTTCCTCTGTCTGATCCGGGACTCTGCCTCCTGGTACATCTGGCTGCTGTAGTGGCTGCCATTGTTTGCTGCCACCACCTCCTGGATTTTGGCCAGGAGCTGTGTGACCTGAGTGCCGTCGCCCCTGTCCCTGTTGTTGAGAACATGATACCTGTTCCCACATTTCTCCACCAGCCACTGGAGCTCCTTGTGTCTCTCAATGTGCTGCTCAATGGTTGTGTCTCCCAGTTTGTCCCCCCAGGTGAACAGCACTATAGTGTGTCTCCAGACTCTCTCACTGAGGAGCTCCAGGTGTTCCTGCGctgatctcctctctctctctgtgaatgAGTAACTCCACACAGGAATGGCCAGGAGGAGAGCGTGGGGTCCCgggggacacagagacacactgcgcACAATCTCCTGTTTGACACACTCTGGACTCTCCTGTACAGAATCAGTCCACCTCCAGCCTGGTGTGTCGACCACAGTGACCTGCCTCCCGGCCACGTCACCCTGGCTCTTCTCACTCTGCTCAGTCACTCCAGTCTGAAACGCCTCTCTGCCCAGGATGGTGTTTCCTGATGAACTCTTCCCAGTCAGTCCACTCCACCCCAGCAGCACAATCCTCAGCTCTGAGAGACGCTGTGTCTCAGGGGAAGCAGTCTGTCTCccccctgtcagagagaaacaaCACAGTTTATATCCCTCTTCAGCCCCACtgcctctccctccatccctccctctcccacactcgtcccctccctctctcccttcttctttctttatttgtgctttattactctcgtgtgtgt
It contains:
- the LOC136768247 gene encoding GTPase IMAP family member 4, encoding MASRWSSSLGGGRQTASPETQRLSELRIVLLGWSGLTGKSSSGNTILGREAFQTGVTEQSEKSQGDVAGRQVTVVDTPGWRWTDSVQESPECVKQEIVRSVSLCPPGPHALLLAIPVWSYSFTERERRSAQEHLELLSERVWRHTIVLFTWGDKLGDTTIEQHIERHKELQWLVEKCGNRYHVLNNRDRGDGTQVTQLLAKIQEVVAANNGSHYSSQMYQEAESRIRQRKEQILRDREERKQREEEGLREKQQKEVQNCLRRMEGELQQQEEKIRALEERIAELEERLREERNEERRRALEEELRREREQREKLEREMEALREERERERREVEERHRREMEELRRRYERQARDEAERRLDSVRQGASAEAVALGAAVGAAVGAIAGALFGPGAAAAGSAIGAVVGGARAAGRREERGGEKQRDEEEEEMEREGATLPVRRRNSKDWNPPHMSGSEDPALEEP